In Actinoplanes sp. NBC_00393, a single genomic region encodes these proteins:
- a CDS encoding MarR family winged helix-turn-helix transcriptional regulator, which translates to MSDDPLALEQQVCFALSVAARSVVAIYRPLLEPMGLTHPQYLVMLALWQYAPLSVRRLSELLQLDPGTLSPLLKRLEAIGYLRRERDPQDERSLAITLTERGRELRTEAEKIPPAVVERLGMPIEDLRVVHEALTRVIAAANR; encoded by the coding sequence GTGAGTGACGACCCTCTTGCACTGGAGCAGCAGGTCTGCTTCGCCCTGTCGGTGGCCGCCCGCAGCGTGGTGGCGATCTACCGCCCGCTGCTCGAGCCGATGGGCCTCACCCACCCGCAGTACCTGGTGATGCTCGCCCTCTGGCAGTACGCTCCGCTCTCCGTGCGCCGCCTCAGCGAGCTGCTCCAGCTCGACCCGGGCACCCTGTCCCCGCTGTTGAAGCGGCTCGAGGCGATCGGCTACCTGCGACGCGAGCGCGACCCGCAGGACGAGCGCAGCCTGGCGATCACACTGACCGAGCGGGGCCGGGAGCTGCGCACCGAGGCCGAGAAGATCCCGCCGGCCGTGGTGGAGCGGCTCGGCATGCCGATCGAGGACCTGCGCGTGGTCCACGAGGCCCTGACCCGCGTGATCGCCGCCGCCAACCGCTAG
- a CDS encoding type 1 glutamine amidotransferase codes for MATALVVQNDPTDDLRRLGDWLSEAGLEVTVVKPFAGDPLPENLDGYLALIVLGGDQSAYPDAAGAPAAPWFPALEGLFRKAVRHRVPTLGVCLGGQLLATAHGGLVERSTNGPEIGPGLVGKRDAADTDPLFKWVPLLPDVIQWHRDEITELPLNAVLLAASSRYPHQAFRIGDRAWGLQFHIECDAEMFADWTRIGSSELDELGYDAEVVAGAVAGVLADVEEVWQPFAVRFASLALGTLPDADIPNSGAGRTLPLLGR; via the coding sequence CGGCTCGGCGACTGGCTGAGCGAGGCCGGGCTCGAGGTGACCGTCGTGAAGCCGTTCGCGGGTGATCCGCTGCCGGAGAACCTCGACGGATATCTGGCCCTGATCGTGCTCGGCGGCGACCAGAGTGCGTACCCGGACGCAGCCGGCGCCCCCGCGGCCCCCTGGTTCCCGGCGCTCGAGGGCCTGTTCCGCAAGGCGGTCCGGCACCGGGTGCCCACGCTGGGGGTCTGTCTCGGCGGTCAGCTGCTCGCCACCGCGCACGGCGGCTTGGTCGAGCGCAGCACCAACGGCCCGGAGATCGGGCCCGGGCTGGTCGGCAAGCGGGACGCGGCGGACACCGATCCGCTGTTCAAGTGGGTGCCGCTGCTGCCCGACGTGATCCAGTGGCACCGGGACGAGATCACCGAGCTGCCGCTGAACGCGGTCCTGCTCGCCGCCTCCAGCCGGTACCCGCATCAGGCGTTCCGGATCGGCGACCGGGCCTGGGGTCTGCAGTTCCACATCGAGTGTGACGCCGAGATGTTCGCCGACTGGACCCGGATCGGCTCCAGCGAGCTGGACGAGCTGGGTTACGACGCGGAGGTGGTGGCCGGCGCGGTCGCCGGGGTGCTCGCCGACGTGGAGGAGGTCTGGCAGCCGTTCGCGGTCCGGTTCGCCTCGCTGGCGCTCGGCACGCTGCCCGACGCGGACATCCCGAACTCTGGCGCCGGCCGGACCCTGCCGCTGCTGGGGCGGTGA
- a CDS encoding bifunctional [glutamine synthetase] adenylyltransferase/[glutamine synthetase]-adenylyl-L-tyrosine phosphorylase: MTRPTRLARYGFADNGARATDLLGPGGLGLWDPEGQGPVDGRAADVLDALSKAADPNLALRQLHRLVDSVGRAAERGAGGRVAGPGGALVVNAATDELLDSLHLDHGLRRRLFAVLGASSTLGDHLVANPDEWRTLTTSRSGMPPDAEGRLAVDTEPLTVPELRKAYRISLLRIAAADLTGGRGLEPTMAALSRLADETLAAAYAIAVAGLPSGTPEPRLAVVAMGKCGGNELNYVSDVDVIFVAAGDDDLTAGTTVAARLIEICGLVAWPVDAALRPEGSRGPLVRTLASHQAYYRRWARTWEFQALLKARPAAGDLALAQEWIADLAPLVWHAAERPEAVADVRDMRRKIIDNVPPKELDREIKRGPGGLRDIEFAVQLLQLVHGRVDETLRAPGTLPALRALVSGGYVGRQDGETLLRGYRFLRGVEHRLQLQQLKRTHTVPDDPAGVRWLAAALGYTALPGQGAVEAFRSDWVGHAANVRRLHVKLLYQPLLEAVARVPAEELRMTPESARKRLEILGFADPAGALRHLEALTGGVTRTAAIQRTLLPMLLQDFADAPEPDRGLLNYRHVSDKLGSTPWYLRLLRDGGPVARRLARVLSLSRYATDLLTRDPEALRLLADDNELQPRPRESLLDGFAAAAERHPDPAQAIGAVRALRRRELFRLACADILRHGEDLAPANPLDVGAIGVALSDVTDATLSAALKIARRVKPGQPGLRFAIIGMGRLGGYEMSYPSDADVLFVYQPPPGAPESEASAAAHAIAEELRRLLSSPAPDPPLGVDADLRPEGRQGPLVRSLQAYQQYYARWSKVWESQALLRARFICGDASLGAEFESLADGVRYPDGGLTREQVIEIRRIKARVETERLPRGADPNTHTKLGRGGLADVEWAVQLLQLRYAHEVPDLRRTRTLEALDGETRAGLVEQADAEVMADGWTLAAEVRNALTLVRGRPTDQLPRHGPELAGTVLLLGGGDPGEFVDRYLRVTRRSRAAMERVLES; the protein is encoded by the coding sequence ATGACCCGGCCCACCCGGCTCGCCCGGTACGGCTTCGCCGACAACGGGGCCCGCGCCACCGACCTGCTCGGTCCGGGCGGTCTGGGGCTGTGGGATCCCGAGGGGCAGGGCCCGGTGGACGGCCGCGCCGCCGACGTGCTCGACGCGCTCTCCAAGGCCGCTGATCCGAACCTCGCGCTGCGCCAGCTGCACCGCCTGGTCGATTCGGTGGGCCGGGCCGCCGAGCGCGGTGCCGGTGGCCGGGTCGCCGGGCCGGGTGGCGCGCTGGTCGTCAACGCGGCCACCGACGAGCTGCTCGACTCGCTGCACCTGGACCACGGGCTGCGGCGCCGGCTCTTCGCGGTGCTGGGCGCCTCGTCGACCCTCGGCGATCATCTGGTCGCCAACCCGGACGAGTGGCGGACCCTGACCACCAGCCGCAGCGGGATGCCACCGGACGCCGAGGGGCGGCTCGCCGTCGACACCGAGCCGCTCACCGTTCCGGAGCTGCGCAAGGCGTACCGGATCTCGCTGTTGCGCATCGCCGCCGCGGACCTGACCGGCGGCCGCGGCCTGGAGCCCACCATGGCCGCGCTGTCCCGGCTGGCCGACGAGACGCTCGCCGCGGCGTACGCGATCGCGGTGGCCGGCCTGCCGTCCGGGACGCCGGAGCCACGCCTCGCGGTCGTGGCGATGGGCAAGTGCGGCGGCAACGAGCTGAACTACGTCTCCGACGTGGATGTGATCTTCGTGGCCGCCGGCGACGACGACCTGACCGCCGGCACCACCGTCGCGGCCCGGCTGATCGAAATTTGCGGGCTGGTCGCCTGGCCGGTGGACGCGGCGCTGCGCCCCGAGGGCAGCCGGGGCCCGCTGGTCCGCACGCTCGCCAGCCATCAGGCCTACTACCGGCGCTGGGCCCGGACCTGGGAGTTCCAGGCGCTGCTGAAGGCCCGACCGGCGGCCGGCGATCTGGCTCTGGCGCAGGAGTGGATCGCCGATCTGGCGCCGCTGGTCTGGCACGCCGCCGAGCGGCCGGAAGCGGTCGCCGACGTCCGCGACATGCGCCGCAAGATCATCGACAACGTGCCGCCCAAGGAACTGGACCGGGAGATCAAACGCGGTCCGGGCGGGCTGCGCGACATCGAGTTCGCGGTGCAGCTGCTCCAGCTCGTGCACGGCCGGGTCGATGAGACGCTGCGCGCGCCGGGCACGCTGCCGGCGCTGCGCGCCCTGGTCTCCGGCGGCTACGTGGGCCGCCAGGACGGCGAGACGCTGCTGCGCGGATATCGCTTCCTGCGCGGCGTCGAGCACCGCCTGCAACTGCAACAACTGAAGCGTACGCACACCGTGCCGGACGATCCGGCCGGAGTGCGCTGGCTCGCCGCCGCCCTCGGCTACACCGCGCTGCCCGGTCAGGGCGCCGTCGAGGCGTTCCGGTCGGACTGGGTCGGCCACGCCGCGAACGTTCGCCGGCTGCACGTGAAACTGCTGTACCAACCGCTGCTGGAGGCGGTCGCCCGGGTGCCCGCCGAGGAGTTGCGGATGACCCCGGAGTCGGCCCGCAAGCGGCTGGAGATCCTCGGCTTCGCCGACCCGGCGGGCGCGCTGCGGCATCTGGAGGCGCTCACCGGCGGGGTCACGCGTACCGCGGCGATCCAGCGCACCCTGCTGCCGATGCTGCTGCAGGACTTCGCCGACGCCCCGGAACCGGATCGTGGGCTGCTCAACTACCGGCACGTCTCGGACAAGCTCGGCAGCACCCCGTGGTACCTGCGGCTGCTGCGCGACGGCGGCCCGGTGGCCCGCCGGCTGGCCCGGGTGCTGAGCCTCTCCCGGTACGCGACCGACCTGCTCACCCGCGACCCGGAGGCGCTGCGCCTGCTGGCCGACGACAACGAGCTGCAGCCGCGGCCGCGGGAGTCGCTGCTGGACGGGTTCGCCGCGGCCGCCGAACGGCACCCGGACCCGGCCCAGGCGATCGGCGCGGTCCGGGCGCTGCGCCGGCGGGAGCTGTTCCGGCTGGCCTGCGCCGACATCCTGCGCCACGGCGAGGACCTGGCCCCGGCCAACCCGCTCGACGTCGGCGCCATCGGCGTGGCGCTCTCCGACGTCACCGACGCCACGCTGAGCGCGGCCCTGAAGATCGCCCGCCGGGTCAAGCCGGGGCAGCCCGGGCTGCGCTTCGCGATCATCGGGATGGGCCGTCTCGGCGGCTACGAGATGAGCTACCCCTCCGACGCCGACGTGCTGTTCGTCTATCAGCCGCCGCCCGGCGCCCCGGAGAGCGAGGCCAGCGCGGCCGCCCACGCGATCGCCGAGGAGCTGCGCCGGCTGCTCAGCTCGCCGGCGCCCGACCCGCCGCTCGGCGTCGACGCCGACCTGCGCCCGGAGGGCCGGCAGGGTCCGCTGGTCCGCAGCCTGCAGGCGTACCAGCAGTATTACGCCCGCTGGTCGAAGGTGTGGGAGTCGCAGGCGCTGCTGCGGGCCCGTTTCATCTGCGGCGACGCGTCGCTGGGCGCCGAGTTCGAGTCCCTCGCCGACGGGGTCCGCTACCCGGACGGCGGCCTCACCCGGGAGCAGGTCATCGAGATCCGCCGGATCAAGGCCCGGGTGGAGACCGAGCGGCTGCCTCGCGGCGCCGACCCGAACACGCACACCAAGCTGGGCCGCGGCGGTCTGGCCGACGTGGAGTGGGCGGTCCAGCTGCTGCAGCTCCGGTACGCCCACGAGGTCCCCGATCTGCGCCGGACCCGGACCCTGGAGGCGCTCGACGGCGAGACCCGGGCCGGTCTGGTGGAGCAGGCCGACGCCGAGGTGATGGCCGACGGCTGGACCCTGGCCGCCGAGGTGCGCAACGCGCTCACCCTGGTCCGCGGCCGCCCGACCGATCAGCTGCCGCGGCACGGGCCGGAGCTGGCCGGCACCGTCCTGCTGCTGGGCGGTGGCGATCCGGGTGAGTTCGTCGACCGCTATCTGCGGGTGACCCGGCGGTCCCGGGCGGCCATGGAACGGGTCCTGGAGTCCTAG